In Haematobia irritans isolate KBUSLIRL chromosome 1, ASM5000362v1, whole genome shotgun sequence, a genomic segment contains:
- the LOC142221550 gene encoding uncharacterized protein LOC142221550, whose protein sequence is MKLPVNLTINEVPSAHHDHHQLLLQGIRCCRASYSSRRARLLDSPTTSITEEVTSGRKAVHKSVAFFFAVPARIICLTRNCLHLEFWLLFIINCMNSWSILPMCLRYCL, encoded by the exons ATGAAATTGCCAGTAAACTTAACTATTAATGAG gtCCCTTCTGCTCATCATGACCATCACCAACTACTTCTGCAGGGGATTCGATGCTGCCGGGCCAGCTACTCCTCTCGACGTGCCCGTTTGCTGGATTCCCCTACCACATCCATAACAGAAGAGGTTACGAGTGGTCGAAAGGCAGTCCATAAATCCGTGGCCTTTTTCTTTGCAGTTCCAGCACGTATAATTTGCCTGACGAGAAATTGCCTCCACCTCGAATTCTGGCTGCTCTTCATAATCAATTGCATGAACTCGTGGAGCATACTGCCGATGTGTTTGCGTTACTGCCTTTGA